The window gatgtcGCTGATTACTATGGCGAGCAATGTCAGCCAATCCCATCGGTAGGTGTTGATGAGAATGTAGGCATTGATCGTGAAGACGGCCGGGTGGGCAATGTAGCACCCAAGACGTGTGCGCTCTGCGATGTCCAATCCGTTGCCGGCTGCTGTGGCCGTCAAGGTGACGAACACGAATGGGATGAAGAAACAAGCGGCGGACTGGTAGACACCATCAGCCATATATGCCCTGGTGTGAACGTTAGCTTGAGCCTCCACTACATCTGCGGAAAGGGGAATGTTACTTACCAGAACTTGGTCTGTGTCCATTCCTTGCGCTCAATGCCACGTCGATAGAGCTGGGGCACCACCAACGACACAGTGTCCGACACATCCTGGTCCAACACACCCATGAGGATGACCGGCAccgaggtgaagaagaggttgaacaTTAGGATATAGGTATACTCGTAGATGTAAGCGATGTCGAAGTTGCAGTAGATTTGGAACCAGAAAATGGCAAAGGTCCAAATCATGTTCTTGTAGAAGAAGTTGCTAATCGACTCTGCCAAGCGCCGGTAGGACCATCGACCGtgaacaagaacaagcctCTGCAAGAAGCGGAACTGTCCAATGGCATAATCCGAAGACATGACGGCTTGACGACCTTCGACACCAGCAATACCGACACCAACGTCGGCTTCCTGAATCATGGCCACATCGTTggcaccatcaccaatcGACAGGGTCATGACATCGAGACCATTCTTGACCATGGCAACCACGGCGGCTTTTTGGGCGGGACTGACACGGCAGCAGAGAACTGACTTGCACTGCTTGCACAAGAGCAAGAACTTCTGCTTCAGAGCATCGCTGAGCACCCAGCGGAGGGTGAAACCGTCGATAACGAGACCGTGAGTAGCGGCCGGGGGTTCGTGGTCCTTCTTAGCCATCTTAAGCTCTTCGTCACTGCCAGTCATCTGAAACTTGGCCAAACCGTTGTCGAGTTGTTCTTCAGCGTGCGTCAGATAATCCTCTTCCGAAGACATGCCACTTTCATCCTCGTTAACCTGGATGCGAAGAAGGTCCATGTCGTTGTGCAAGAGGTTGCAAGAGAAACCGATGTTGATGGCCGTTTCGACCTTGTCGCCAGTCAGGACCCAGAGCTTGATGCCGGCATCGCCGAGAAGAGCGATGGTGTCAGGGACACCGTCCTGAAGTCTGTCTTCAATAGCCGTGCCGCCCAGCAGGGTCAAGTCACGCTCGATCTTatcagcaacctcctcgagCCTGTCCTCGCGGTTTTCCAGCGCGGTGGCGGCAAGGTCGTGCTCCTTTCGCCACTCGCGGTATTCTTCCTCGGAGAGCTCCTTTTGTGCAATGCACAAAGTACGGAGACCCTCGATGGCGAACATCTCGAGATGTTTGGCGGTTTCCTTGCGAAGTTCCTGCTGTTCTCCTTTCTTGAGACGCGAGTAAATGATGCTGTCGGCACCCTTGCAGAACAAGATGATCTTGCCGTCGGGCATCCTCACGATTGCGCTCATCCTCTTTCTGCTAGAGTTGAAttcgatggtgttgagaaCCGGGTAATGCCTGTCCTCGCCCATGACGTTGACGTTGATCCCATCGTTGGCGGAGCCGAGGACTGTGAAACCCATATCGCGGGCGGTTGCCACCAGGGCAGCCTCATCTGGAGATTGAGCCTTGAATTCCATCTTAGGAGGGTTGCCGGGAACCTTCTCCGCGATTACTGTGTGACAGAGAGCAAGGGCCAGCATGAAATGCGCGTTTGCCTCTTGCTGTTCCCTGCCGTTCTTACCAGCGAGATCCTCCACAAAATCAGGGGCAATGAAGGTCAAGTCCTCGTCATGCAGGTACGGGTTCTCATGGAGCGAACGAAGGCCTTCCAGGGCCCTCACCTTGGCTGCGGCGATCTCGGCCCGGATCACCTTCGCCTCGTTCTCAACGTCGATGCCCATACGCTTGTTCATGCCGGCCTGTGCCTCTGTGTAGGCCTCGCCGTAAGGTTGACCGTTGATCGTGGCTTTCTTGAACTCCATGACGTTTTGCGTGAGTGTGCCTGTCTTGTCCGAGAAAATGTATTCAATTTGACCGACGTCATCAGAGATATTCCAGGACTTGGGGATACAAGGCTGGTCGATCTTATCATAGTACATCCCAATGTCGCTGTAGATGAAGTAGGCCTGTAGCGTCCGTACAATTTCGAGCGAAATGTACAGGGAAATCGGAATCAAGTTCTGGAAGACGATGACAGCAGCCCAGAATGTGATGAACCCCGTCAGTTCCGGCGTTGAGCCGATGGAGCCATATTCAAACCAAGCGAGCGAAGCATCGTCCTTGGCCCAGGTAACACCGTTCACAAAAGCAGCCACCAAGCAGATCGCCACGAGAATACCCAGATTGCAGATGACGTTGAAGTTCAGCTCGCGAGCGATGCGGGCCCGCTTACTGGGCGTGATACCTGCATTCATCATGATCTTGGTGTCGTGGCCGGTGAAGACAACGATGCCGAGAGCCCACTCAGTATTGCGCAGATTGCATCCGCGGAGAAGCATGTTGTCGATGCTGATAGGTTCCGACATCTCCCTGGGCTCCCCTTTTGGATCCCAGGGGACCTTTTGCTGCCACTTGATTGTACCATTGTACTTGTAGAGATTTGCCTGAGGCGGCTCGCTTTCAATCACGAACCGAGCTCGTTCGCAATCACGGGCATGCTTCAGAGTACGACCACATCGAAGGGCGGACCGAACTTTCAAGTTGGTTTCACCATCCAGGTTCTTGGTTTCGACGTAGCATGCACCATCGGGATCCGAAGTCGCGAGAATGATGATATCGGCCGGAAGTTCGTCGTCGTTGTAGATACGGACAAAATCGCCCACAACTAAGCTCTTCCAAGCATCCCTGTGAAACCTGGCCTTACCAGAGATCGGAACGTCTGGGTTTATCATATCACCCTTGAGCgcttggagaagaaggccctcATTTTCcacggcggtggaggtgctgggaGCCTCTTCATGATTTCGTGGCAACGGCGATGGTACTGGCGTCATTTGAATTTCTTCTCGAGCCGAAACAAACGAGTTTCGTGACATGGGTGATGCGACCGCCTCCCAGGGTGTCGTCCTGGTCTCAATCGACATGCGCGGATCGACCGACTTCGActtctcctcggcagcgTGTTCGTCCTTCTTCCATAACCCCTCGATGGC is drawn from Podospora pseudocomata strain CBS 415.72m chromosome 1 map unlocalized CBS415.72m_1, whole genome shotgun sequence and contains these coding sequences:
- the DNF1 gene encoding phospholipid transporting ATPase (EggNog:ENOG503NWQ9; COG:P) codes for the protein MASPPMAEEGNDNLGPEISMQRTRWATRKMTVKSGTKKRLSLIGRKQHNRTASEKKRASGGAGSLQQPEEAVPEEEEVETQSESAHDEGGPAPRQLYFGQPLPRELQDEEGKPARQFTRNKIRTAKYTPLSFIPKNLFFQFHNVANIFFLFIVILVIFPIFGGVNPGLNAVPLIFIICVTAVKDAIEDYRRTILDNELNNAPVHRLLGVENVNVEEDNVSLWRRIKKATSRFFGALWRAIEGLWKKDEHAAEEKSKSVDPRMSIETRTTPWEAVASPMSRNSFVSAREEIQMTPVPSPLPRNHEEAPSTSTAVENEGLLLQALKGDMINPDVPISGKARFHRDAWKSLVVGDFVRIYNDDELPADIIILATSDPDGACYVETKNLDGETNLKVRSALRCGRTLKHARDCERARFVIESEPPQANLYKYNGTIKWQQKVPWDPKGEPREMSEPISIDNMLLRGCNLRNTEWALGIVVFTGHDTKIMMNAGITPSKRARIARELNFNVICNLGILVAICLVAAFVNGVTWAKDDASLAWFEYGSIGSTPELTGFITFWAAVIVFQNLIPISLYISLEIVRTLQAYFIYSDIGMYYDKIDQPCIPKSWNISDDVGQIEYIFSDKTGTLTQNVMEFKKATINGQPYGEAYTEAQAGMNKRMGIDVENEAKVIRAEIAAAKVRALEGLRSLHENPYLHDEDLTFIAPDFVEDLAGKNGREQQEANAHFMLALALCHTVIAEKVPGNPPKMEFKAQSPDEAALVATARDMGFTVLGSANDGINVNVMGEDRHYPVLNTIEFNSSRKRMSAIVRMPDGKIILFCKGADSIIYSRLKKGEQQELRKETAKHLEMFAIEGLRTLCIAQKELSEEEYREWRKEHDLAATALENREDRLEEVADKIERDLTLLGGTAIEDRLQDGVPDTIALLGDAGIKLWVLTGDKVETAINIGFSCNLLHNDMDLLRIQVNEDESGMSSEEDYLTHAEEQLDNGLAKFQMTGSDEELKMAKKDHEPPAATHGLVIDGFTLRWVLSDALKQKFLLLCKQCKSVLCCRVSPAQKAAVVAMVKNGLDVMTLSIGDGANDVAMIQEADVGVGIAGVEGRQAVMSSDYAIGQFRFLQRLVLVHGRWSYRRLAESISNFFYKNMIWTFAIFWFQIYCNFDIAYIYEYTYILMFNLFFTSVPVILMGVLDQDVSDTVSLVVPQLYRRGIERKEWTQTKFWAYMADGVYQSAACFFIPFVFVTLTATAAGNGLDIAERTRLGCYIAHPAVFTINAYILINTYRWDWLTLLAIVISDIFIFFWTGVYTASTYAVTFYQAAPQVYQELTFWMCFIVTPAICLLPRLVVKCIQKQTFPYDVDIIREQAKQGLFDDPQAVAAAAAASEGLEGTSTGSSASSGKMSGRSRKSKHAQYASVDEDRRPIYPPSIAATHNTRAQNGSDGTNYIMQNRQSMDLPEAEPVDSIQREITGPGRPSIDRARPSYDRVRRSIDRVRPSFEASNDFTSAARLSRIESSHSAQGLPGQRRFNLTTVRKRGLSAFSKQSIE